The following are from one region of the Aquila chrysaetos chrysaetos chromosome 23, bAquChr1.4, whole genome shotgun sequence genome:
- the MFSD9 gene encoding major facilitator superfamily domain-containing protein 9: protein MEEEEEEDGGRGAAGRSAAASGRFVRCLYAVGFLDLFGVSMVVPLMNLHIKSLGASHTVAGIIGSLYGIMQLFSSTFVGCWSDIVGRRYSLLACILLSALGYFLLGTSTTVFLFAISRVPVGIFKHTLSISKALLSDLVSERDRPLVMGRFNAASSVGFILGPVVGGYLTELEDGFYQTSFICACIFLLNAGLVWMLPWSEENTGNREHQRGNKGTDSFSAKANRDLHLKSASNGAMARDSLFQSPWIQVATVLKRIKGIACSDLWDIFLVRLLMSVAILLYYSNFSLALEERFGVKPLFAGYLMSYSSALGVLAGCLLGPITRLYQHNTYRILLHSSTLTCTLILLYASALSIWMVILSSTFLAFSTTIGRTCIIDLELTIGGNEASGTLLGVGQSVTSVGRIVAPLLSGIAQEFSPCGPPSLGVGLALVAILIMNANKQKYCSHGYVKLKNQ, encoded by the exons atggaggaggaggaggaggaagatggagGCCGGGGAGCCGCGGGGAGGTCAGCGGCGGCGTCCGGCCGCTTCGTGCGGTGCCTTTACGCGGTGGGCTTCCTG GATTTATTTGGTGTGAGCATGGTTGTACCTTTAATGAACCTTCATATCAAATCTCTAGGAGCAAGTCATACAGTTGCTGGAATAATAG GATCTCTCTATGGTATAATGCAACTATTTTCCAGCACATTTGTG GGCTGCTGGAGTGATATAGTAGGAAGACGGTATTCCCTGCTTGCTTGTATTCTTCTCAGTGCGCTGGGTTACTTCCTTCTTGGAACATCCACCACCGTGTTCCTGTTTGCCATTTCTAGAGTCCCTGTAG GTATTTTCAAACACACACTCTCCATCTCTAAAGCCCTGCTTTCTGACTTGGTTTCTGAGAGAGACCGCCCTTTAGTAATGGGACGCTTCAATGCAGCCTCTAGTGTGGGCTTCATTCTGGGACCTGTTGTTGGTGGCTACCTTACAGAGCTGGAAGATGGCTTTTATCAAACATCCTTCATCTGTGCCTGTATCTTCCTTTTGAATGCTG GTCTTGTCTGGATGTTACCCTGGAGTGAAGAAAACACTGGCAATAGGGAACATCAACGAGGCAACAAAGGAACAGACagtttttcagcaaaagcaaatcGTGACCTGCACTTGAAATCAGCAAGTAATGGAGCTATGGCAAGGGATAGTCTTTTCCAGTCTCCGTGGATCCAAGTTGCAACGGTGCTGAAGAGGATTAAAGGAATTGCGTGCTCTGATCTGTGGGATATATTTTTAGTGCGGTTGCTGATGTCTGTTGCTATACTGCTGTACTATAGTAATTTTAGTCTGGCCTTGGAGGAGCGATTTGGGGTGAAACCCTTGTTCGCTGGATACCTAATGAGCTATAGCAGTGCACTAGGAGTCCTGGCTGGTTGTCTGCTCGGACCAATAACAAGACTCTATCAGCACAACACTTACAGAATTTTGTTGCACTCCAGCACTCTTACCTGCACATTGATTCTCCTGTATGCGTCAGCGCTGAGCATATGGATGGTCATTTTGTCTTCCACATTCTTAGCCTTTTCAACTACTATAGGTCGTACTTGTATCATTGATCTTGAATTGACCATTGGTGGGAATGAGGCCAGCGGTACGCTCCTAGGTGTTGGACAGTCTGTGACATCAGTGGGACGTATAGTTGCCCCGCTCCTTTCTGGAATTGCTCAGGAGTTCAGTCCTTGTGGCCCCCCAAGTCTAGGGGTTGGACTAGCTTTAGTAGCTATTCTGATAATGAAcgctaacaaacaaaaatactgtagCCATGGATAcgttaaattaaaaaatcaatag